The Desulfosporosinus acidiphilus SJ4 genome has a window encoding:
- a CDS encoding cytidine deaminase, protein MKQVDSQLSEITESNILPEVRDELINKAAAAYQQAYVPYSHYPVGAAALFSSGLIFSGCNVENASYGLTVCAERNAIFQAAAKGERKLEAIVIAVPTDEFPSPCGACRQVIREFAEDCIVILVNGRRETRWTTLRKLLPESFGPDFLGGGT, encoded by the coding sequence GTGAAACAGGTTGATTCTCAGTTGTCAGAGATTACTGAATCTAATATCCTGCCTGAAGTGAGAGATGAACTTATCAACAAGGCTGCTGCTGCTTATCAGCAGGCCTATGTTCCGTATTCTCATTATCCGGTGGGTGCGGCGGCACTGTTTTCTTCGGGATTGATATTTAGTGGCTGTAATGTTGAGAATGCCAGCTACGGTTTGACAGTATGCGCGGAGAGGAATGCAATTTTCCAGGCCGCAGCTAAAGGTGAGCGTAAACTAGAGGCTATTGTTATTGCTGTTCCGACTGATGAGTTTCCCTCTCCTTGTGGTGCCTGCCGGCAGGTGATCCGGGAATTTGCTGAGGATTGTATAGTGATTTTGGTTAATGGCCGAAGGGAAACTCGATGGACGACGTTGAGGAAGTTGCTGCCGGAGTCGTTTGGGCCGGATTTTTTAGGTGGGGGGACTTGA